The genomic region CCCGTGGCGCGAAGGCCTCCAGAATGTCGCGATCGGCGTGGCCGGGATGCGCCCGCTCAAGAGCTATCTGGGCGTCCCGGACGCCCACGGCTACACGCTCCAGGCCACGGTCATCGCGGCGGCTGACGAGCTGGCGAGCGCCGCCGAGCTCGTGATGGGACAGCTCGACGGGGTGCCGGTGGCGGTGGTCCGGGGGTA from Candidatus Methylomirabilota bacterium harbors:
- a CDS encoding coenzyme F420-0:L-glutamate ligase, translating into PWREGLQNVAIGVAGMRPLKSYLGVPDAHGYTLQATVIAAADELASAAELVMGQLDGVPVAVVRGYAFTPGAGSARELRRDPSQDLFR